From Proteiniborus sp. MB09-C3, the proteins below share one genomic window:
- the gyrB gene encoding DNA topoisomerase (ATP-hydrolyzing) subunit B yields MHDNQNNTNYGVEQIRVLEGLEAVRLRPGMYIGTTGPRGLHHLVYEVVDNSIDEALAGRCDVIGVKISNDGSVTVVDNGMGIPVETHPKTGKSTVETVLTVLHAGGKFDSNAYKVSGGLHGVGVSVVNALSEWLEARVKRDGKEYMQRFERGVAVTELNVVGSAEDSGTIITFKPDALIFEDTNFKYETLEYRLRELAFLNKGIKIIFEDERAEKKKEFHYEGGINSFVEYLNKNRDPVHDKIIYFEGEKDGCAIEVAMQYTDDYNENVFSYANNINTHEGGTHLSGFRSAITRIMNDYSRKYNIIKEKEENLSGEDVREGLTAVLSVKLTDPQFEGQTKTKLGNSEIRGIVDSLVAEYLNAFLEENPKDAKNIIEKSLRAQRAREAARKARELTRRKNVLESSALPGKLADCSEQDPSKCEVYLVEGDSAGGSAKQGRDRKTQAILPLKGKIMNVEKARLDRMLSSDEIKAMITAFGCGIGEDFDISKLRYGRIVIMTDADVDGAHIRTLLLTFFYRYMRPLVDNGNIFIAQPPLYKVKKGKVERYAYNDRELENVLNEIGRTGYTIQRYKGLGEMNPDQLWDTTMNPDTRIMLQVNIEDAVAADEIFTTLMGDKVKPRRDFIEENARYVRNLDV; encoded by the coding sequence ATGCACGATAATCAAAATAATACTAATTACGGAGTTGAACAGATTAGAGTTCTAGAAGGTTTAGAGGCTGTTAGACTAAGACCTGGAATGTATATAGGAACTACAGGTCCAAGAGGATTACATCATCTTGTATATGAGGTTGTGGACAATAGTATAGATGAGGCATTAGCAGGAAGATGTGATGTGATTGGAGTTAAAATAAGTAATGATGGATCAGTTACTGTTGTAGACAACGGAATGGGTATACCAGTAGAGACACATCCTAAGACAGGAAAGTCAACTGTTGAAACTGTATTAACAGTTTTACATGCTGGGGGAAAGTTTGATAGCAATGCTTATAAAGTATCAGGTGGACTACATGGTGTAGGTGTATCTGTTGTTAACGCTCTTTCAGAATGGCTTGAAGCTAGAGTTAAAAGAGATGGCAAGGAATATATGCAGAGATTCGAGAGAGGAGTAGCGGTAACTGAACTTAATGTAGTTGGAAGTGCAGAGGATTCTGGAACAATTATTACTTTTAAACCGGATGCCTTAATATTTGAAGATACTAATTTTAAATATGAAACATTAGAATATAGGCTAAGAGAATTAGCATTTTTGAATAAAGGTATAAAAATAATATTTGAAGATGAAAGAGCAGAAAAGAAAAAGGAGTTTCACTATGAAGGTGGTATTAATTCCTTTGTTGAATATTTAAATAAAAACAGAGATCCTGTACATGATAAAATTATTTATTTTGAGGGAGAAAAAGACGGTTGTGCTATAGAAGTAGCTATGCAGTATACAGATGACTATAATGAAAATGTATTCAGTTATGCAAATAATATAAATACACATGAGGGTGGTACTCACTTAAGTGGATTTAGATCAGCTATTACTAGAATAATGAATGATTACTCAAGAAAATATAATATAATTAAGGAAAAAGAAGAAAACCTTTCTGGAGAGGACGTAAGAGAAGGACTGACAGCAGTACTTTCAGTAAAATTAACAGATCCTCAATTTGAGGGTCAAACTAAGACTAAGCTTGGAAATAGTGAAATTAGAGGAATAGTGGATAGCTTAGTAGCAGAATATTTAAATGCATTTTTAGAAGAAAATCCAAAAGATGCAAAAAATATTATTGAAAAATCTCTGAGAGCCCAAAGAGCTAGAGAAGCTGCTAGGAAAGCAAGGGAACTTACTAGAAGAAAAAATGTCTTAGAAAGTTCAGCTCTTCCAGGAAAACTGGCAGATTGCTCAGAACAAGACCCAAGTAAATGTGAAGTGTATTTAGTCGAGGGTGATTCTGCGGGAGGATCAGCAAAACAAGGTCGTGACAGAAAAACTCAGGCCATACTTCCTTTAAAGGGTAAAATAATGAATGTAGAGAAGGCAAGACTTGACAGAATGTTAAGCTCTGATGAAATAAAGGCCATGATAACAGCCTTTGGATGTGGTATAGGAGAAGATTTTGATATATCGAAACTAAGGTATGGAAGAATAGTTATCATGACAGATGCCGACGTTGATGGTGCTCATATAAGGACTCTACTACTAACATTCTTTTATAGATATATGAGGCCTCTAGTTGATAATGGAAATATATTCATAGCTCAGCCACCATTATACAAAGTAAAAAAAGGTAAGGTTGAAAGATATGCTTATAACGATAGAGAATTAGAAAATGTTCTAAATGAAATAGGAAGAACAGGATATACTATTCAAAGATATAAAGGTCTTGGAGAAATGAACCCTGATCAGCTTTGGGATACAACCATGAACCCAGATACGAGAATAATGCTGCAAGTAAATATAGAGGATGCTGTTGCGGCAGATGAGATATTTACAACTCTTATGGGAGATAAGGTAAAACCTAGAAGAGATTTTATAGAAGAAAATGCAAGGTATGTTAGAAATCTTGATGTGTAG
- a CDS encoding FAD-binding oxidoreductase — protein MGTILITTITITSITGILAFLLTLADRTINNYGEIKITINEDKECIVDGGSSLLSSLMSEQIFIPSACGGKGTCGYCKVKVLEGGGPVLPTEIPFLTEDELKQNVRLSCQCKVKQELKIQISEELFNVKEYEAIVESIEDMTSVIKKIRLRLKDGEGINFKPGQYIQLKAPLYKGNDEEVYRAYSIASSPSHKNYIDLIIGYVPNGKVTTYVHKLLKEGDTVYLNGPYGDFCFQEDSSREIIMVAVGTGMAPILSILYYLKENNISRKSTFYFGAKTPDDLFLLNELKDFEEALFDFKFIPTLSRVTEEHNWTGEKGRVNTALEKYIQDGDNKEAYLCGNPPMIDTVVSVLQKLGIPEELIFFDKF, from the coding sequence ATGGGCACAATATTAATCACTACTATAACAATTACATCTATTACTGGGATACTTGCATTTTTACTGACCCTTGCTGATCGTACTATTAATAATTATGGAGAGATTAAAATCACTATAAATGAGGATAAGGAATGCATAGTTGATGGTGGCTCTTCACTATTATCATCTTTAATGAGTGAGCAGATTTTTATACCTTCTGCATGTGGTGGAAAGGGGACCTGTGGTTATTGTAAGGTAAAAGTCCTTGAAGGAGGAGGTCCAGTTCTCCCTACTGAAATCCCATTTCTTACAGAAGATGAGCTTAAGCAAAATGTAAGACTTTCATGTCAATGTAAGGTTAAGCAAGAATTAAAAATTCAGATTTCAGAAGAATTATTTAATGTAAAAGAATATGAAGCTATAGTAGAGTCAATTGAAGACATGACATCGGTAATCAAAAAAATAAGGCTAAGACTTAAGGATGGAGAGGGAATTAACTTTAAGCCAGGGCAATATATACAGTTAAAGGCACCATTGTATAAGGGAAATGATGAAGAAGTCTATAGAGCCTATTCTATAGCCTCATCTCCATCTCATAAAAATTATATAGACTTAATAATTGGATATGTTCCCAATGGAAAAGTAACTACCTATGTACATAAGCTTCTAAAAGAAGGTGATACAGTTTACCTTAATGGACCATATGGAGATTTTTGTTTCCAAGAGGATAGCAGCAGAGAAATAATAATGGTGGCAGTAGGCACAGGTATGGCTCCCATACTTTCTATACTCTATTATCTAAAAGAAAATAATATAAGTAGGAAATCTACATTTTATTTTGGTGCTAAGACACCAGATGATTTATTTTTACTAAATGAACTAAAGGATTTTGAAGAAGCTTTATTTGATTTTAAGTTCATACCTACTCTTTCAAGGGTTACTGAAGAACATAACTGGACAGGTGAGAAGGGAAGAGTTAATACTGCCTTAGAAAAATATATACAAGATGGAGATAATAAAGAAGCTTACTTATGTGGAAATCCTCCAATGATAGATACAGTAGTTTCTGTTTTACAGAAGCTTGGAATACCAGAAGAATTAATATTCTTTGACAAGTTCTAA
- a CDS encoding RNA-binding S4 domain-containing protein, with the protein MKEISISTEFIKLDQFLKYVGIAETGGHSKEIIKNGEVKVNGEVALERGKKIRVGDIVEVSGEEAYTVK; encoded by the coding sequence ATGAAGGAAATATCCATAAGTACAGAATTTATAAAGCTTGATCAATTTTTAAAATACGTTGGTATAGCAGAAACTGGCGGACATAGTAAGGAAATAATTAAAAATGGTGAAGTCAAAGTTAATGGTGAGGTAGCACTCGAAAGAGGGAAAAAAATTAGGGTTGGAGACATAGTAGAGGTTTCTGGAGAAGAAGCCTATACTGTTAAATAA
- a CDS encoding NADH:ubiquinone reductase (Na(+)-transporting) subunit D encodes MAGDSPKKIFILGLWKDNPVFRQIIGICSALAVTNLMLNSLIMGLGLIFVTAFSELTISIIRTITPKHIRMMVQVLIISVFVIIVDIFLKAYYPEMSKALGPYVGLIITNCIIMGRCEAYAQKNPPLSSFLDGIASGAGYTLVLLTIAFVRELLGFGTIFGVKVLGDWWTNWTIMIMPPGAFFVLAVVIWIARSISSEDKEKEKEAVKA; translated from the coding sequence ATGGCTGGAGATAGTCCAAAAAAGATTTTTATACTGGGATTGTGGAAGGACAATCCAGTATTTAGACAGATTATAGGCATATGCTCTGCTTTAGCAGTTACAAACCTTATGCTTAACTCCCTCATAATGGGACTTGGTCTAATATTTGTCACAGCATTTTCTGAGCTTACTATTTCAATTATTAGAACCATTACACCCAAACATATACGTATGATGGTTCAAGTCTTAATAATTTCTGTATTTGTAATTATAGTAGATATTTTCTTAAAAGCTTATTACCCTGAAATGAGTAAGGCTTTAGGTCCATATGTTGGACTTATAATAACAAATTGTATAATAATGGGACGTTGTGAAGCATATGCACAAAAAAATCCTCCACTAAGTTCTTTTCTTGATGGAATTGCATCAGGAGCAGGATATACATTAGTTCTTTTAACCATAGCCTTTGTTAGAGAACTTTTAGGCTTTGGAACTATATTTGGTGTAAAGGTACTGGGAGATTGGTGGACTAATTGGACAATAATGATAATGCCACCAGGAGCTTTCTTTGTGTTAGCAGTAGTTATATGGATAGCGAGAAGTATTTCTTCAGAAGACAAAGAAAAAGAAAAGGAGGCAGTTAAGGCATGA
- the gyrA gene encoding DNA gyrase subunit A, with protein MSNEERNILPINIEDEMKTSYLDYAMSVIVSRAIPDVRDGLKPVHRRILYSMNELGNTPDKPHKKSARIVGDTLGKYHPHGDSSVYDAMVKLAQNFSTRYMLVDGHGNFGSVDGDGAAHMRYTEARMSKIALEMLRDLGKDTVDYRLNFDETLNEPIVLPSRFPNLLVNGSSGIAVGMATSIPPHNLAEVIDGAIMMIDDPEVQVDDLLDCIKGPDFPTGAVIMGKEGIKSAYRTGRGKVRVRAKADIEQNSKGRTSIIITEIPYQVNKARLIEKIADLVREKSLEGISDLRDESDRSGMRIVIEIKRDANPNIVLNNLYKHTQLQDTFSIIMIAIVNGEPKLLNLKQMLRYYLDHQKEIIVRRTQFDLNKAEERAHILEGLRIALDNIDAVIALIRGSITVVEAKEGLMNNFGLTEKQSQAILDMRLQRLTGLERDKIEEEYEALIIEINRLKEILANERLIYQIIREELIEIKENYKDERRTEIRPLAEEIDIEDMIQEENVAITLTHFGYIKRMPEDTYKAQKRGGKGVTGLTTREEDFVEHLFVTSTHDNLLFFTNQGRVYSLKAYEIPEAKRQAKGTAIINLLQLNSGENISAIIPIKDFGPDDFLVLVTQNGTIKKTKLEQFENIRKSGLIAISLRENDELISVRRTDGKSDIILVTSNGMSIRFNEEDVRDMGRTAMGVKAINLNKDDKLVGMGTVEDGKDLLVISESGYGKRTSLDEYRVQSRGGKGIKTYNVKDRTGKLISAKIVEEDDEIMIISLSGVIIRLKVSDISQMGRSTQGVTLMRFGKDDRVVSVATVVAEELE; from the coding sequence ATGAGTAACGAAGAACGTAATATTTTGCCAATAAACATAGAAGATGAAATGAAAACATCATACTTGGATTATGCAATGAGTGTAATAGTAAGTAGGGCAATACCAGATGTACGTGATGGTTTAAAACCAGTGCATAGAAGAATACTATATTCTATGAATGAACTTGGAAATACACCTGATAAGCCTCATAAAAAGTCTGCACGTATCGTAGGGGATACACTAGGTAAGTATCACCCCCATGGAGACTCATCCGTATACGATGCAATGGTAAAGCTTGCACAGAACTTTTCAACTAGATATATGTTAGTTGACGGTCATGGAAACTTTGGATCTGTTGATGGTGACGGAGCTGCACATATGCGTTATACAGAAGCTAGAATGTCTAAGATAGCTTTGGAAATGCTTAGAGATTTAGGAAAAGATACTGTAGACTATAGACTGAACTTTGATGAAACCTTAAATGAACCTATAGTACTACCAAGTAGATTTCCAAATCTATTAGTAAATGGTTCTTCAGGAATAGCAGTAGGTATGGCAACGTCAATTCCTCCGCATAATCTAGCAGAAGTCATAGATGGGGCAATAATGATGATAGATGACCCAGAGGTTCAAGTAGATGACCTTTTAGATTGTATTAAGGGACCTGATTTTCCTACAGGTGCTGTAATAATGGGAAAGGAAGGAATTAAATCAGCATACAGGACAGGTAGAGGAAAAGTAAGAGTACGAGCTAAAGCTGATATTGAACAGAATAGCAAAGGAAGAACATCTATAATTATTACAGAGATCCCATACCAAGTGAACAAGGCTAGACTTATAGAAAAAATAGCAGACCTTGTTAGGGAAAAAAGTCTTGAAGGAATTTCTGATTTAAGAGATGAATCAGATAGAAGTGGTATGAGAATTGTAATAGAAATTAAAAGAGATGCTAATCCAAACATAGTATTGAACAATCTGTATAAGCATACTCAGCTTCAAGATACATTTAGCATAATAATGATAGCAATAGTAAATGGTGAACCAAAATTACTAAATCTTAAACAAATGTTAAGATATTATCTTGATCATCAAAAAGAAATAATAGTAAGAAGAACACAATTTGATTTAAATAAGGCAGAAGAAAGAGCACACATATTAGAAGGCTTAAGGATAGCATTAGATAATATAGATGCTGTAATTGCTCTTATTAGAGGTTCAATAACTGTAGTTGAGGCTAAAGAAGGCCTAATGAATAACTTTGGATTAACAGAAAAACAATCTCAAGCAATATTGGATATGCGTCTTCAAAGGCTTACAGGATTAGAAAGAGATAAAATTGAAGAAGAGTATGAAGCTCTCATAATAGAAATAAATAGATTAAAAGAGATACTTGCCAACGAAAGACTTATATATCAAATAATCAGAGAAGAACTTATTGAAATTAAAGAAAATTATAAAGATGAAAGAAGAACAGAAATAAGACCTTTAGCCGAAGAAATAGATATAGAAGATATGATACAAGAGGAAAACGTAGCAATTACACTAACTCATTTTGGCTATATCAAGAGGATGCCAGAAGACACATATAAGGCGCAAAAAAGAGGCGGAAAGGGAGTAACAGGGCTTACTACTAGAGAAGAGGATTTCGTTGAGCATCTATTTGTAACCTCAACACATGATAATTTGTTATTCTTTACAAATCAAGGTAGAGTATATAGCTTGAAGGCGTACGAAATACCAGAAGCTAAGAGACAAGCAAAAGGTACAGCTATTATCAATCTGCTTCAATTAAATTCAGGAGAAAATATTTCCGCTATAATACCTATAAAAGATTTTGGTCCAGATGATTTTCTTGTTCTTGTTACACAAAATGGAACTATCAAGAAAACTAAATTAGAGCAGTTTGAAAATATAAGAAAAAGCGGTTTAATAGCCATTAGCTTAAGAGAAAATGATGAGCTTATAAGTGTAAGAAGAACAGATGGGAAAAGCGATATAATACTGGTAACTTCAAATGGTATGTCAATTAGGTTTAATGAAGAAGATGTAAGAGACATGGGTAGAACTGCCATGGGAGTTAAGGCAATAAATCTAAATAAAGATGATAAACTGGTAGGAATGGGTACAGTAGAGGACGGTAAGGACTTACTTGTTATAAGCGAATCTGGATATGGTAAAAGAACTTCTCTTGATGAGTATAGAGTTCAATCAAGAGGAGGAAAAGGCATAAAGACTTATAATGTAAAAGACAGGACTGGAAAATTAATAAGTGCAAAGATAGTAGAAGAAGATGATGAAATTATGATAATAAGTCTTTCAGGAGTTATAATAAGACTAAAAGTATCAGACATATCACAGATGGGAAGATCGACTCAAGGAGTAACTCTAATGAGATTTGGTAAAGACGATAGGGTAGTATCCGTTGCTACAGTAGTTGCTGAGGAATTAGAATAG
- a CDS encoding Rnf-Nqr domain containing protein, with amino-acid sequence MIELNPFVIFIASIFTNNMILSNFLGMCSFIAVSSDIKTSLGLGEAVTFVLTFTTILNYFIYYNVLVPLNLEYLRFIVFIITIAAFVQLVEMIVERYLPNLYYALGIFLPLITVNCAILGVSLFMVIREYTLLQSIGFSLGSGMGWTIAIVALAGIKQRLKRASVPKGLEGPGITIIVIGLMALAFVGFSGIVQIQ; translated from the coding sequence ATGATAGAACTTAATCCTTTTGTAATTTTCATTGCATCAATTTTTACAAATAACATGATACTAAGTAATTTTCTAGGAATGTGTTCATTTATAGCAGTATCTAGTGATATAAAAACCTCGTTAGGGCTTGGAGAAGCAGTTACATTTGTACTAACATTTACTACTATATTAAACTATTTCATTTACTATAATGTTCTAGTGCCATTGAATTTAGAATATCTGAGGTTTATAGTTTTTATAATAACTATAGCAGCCTTTGTACAGTTAGTTGAAATGATAGTTGAAAGATATCTTCCAAATTTATATTATGCATTGGGGATATTTTTACCATTGATTACAGTTAACTGTGCTATACTAGGGGTCTCACTCTTTATGGTAATACGTGAATATACTTTGCTGCAATCAATTGGATTTAGTTTAGGCTCAGGCATGGGATGGACTATAGCTATAGTTGCTCTGGCTGGTATTAAGCAAAGACTTAAAAGAGCAAGTGTTCCTAAAGGATTAGAAGGGCCCGGAATAACTATAATAGTAATAGGTCTGATGGCATTAGCTTTTGTAGGCTTTTCAGGCATAGTACAGATTCAATAG
- a CDS encoding STAS domain-containing protein, which yields MEINKMFNENLDSWVIDIIGELDIYTSPKFKEILLEALEEKMCNIIINGQSLSYIDSTGLGVLISALKKVKENEKTITIKGIKPNIKKLFDLTSLDKVFLIKE from the coding sequence ATGGAAATTAATAAAATGTTTAACGAAAACTTAGACTCATGGGTAATAGATATTATTGGTGAATTAGATATTTATACATCACCTAAATTTAAAGAAATACTTCTTGAGGCATTAGAAGAAAAAATGTGTAATATAATAATAAATGGCCAAAGCTTATCCTATATAGATAGTACGGGACTAGGAGTATTAATAAGTGCCTTGAAAAAAGTAAAGGAAAATGAAAAAACTATAACTATTAAAGGTATCAAGCCTAATATTAAAAAATTATTTGACTTGACAAGTTTAGATAAAGTGTTTCTTATAAAGGAGTGA
- a CDS encoding RnfABCDGE type electron transport complex subunit D has product MSLINTKKYFTPQKIMRAVILSLIPVILSSIYFFGWRSFILLLWVTLFGVATEWIFEKKYGKKVSEAIFVTCILYTLTLPARTPFWIAAIGIIFGVVFGKEVFGGFGKNIFNPALVARAFIYVSFPEQLTIQWSKSALGFPGGFTTYLTENIDAISQATPMLIFRETGEKISSLNLFLGNVSGSIGETSAALIILAGIYLIYKKAASWETMTGVLIGFTGLSSILYFLGFTQIPNPIFGILSGGFLFGTVFMATDPVSSPKTKGGKWIYGILIGIVTVIIRGYALFAGGMMFAILIGNTFAPIIDEGVNYYKKSRKASKTKRKEVAV; this is encoded by the coding sequence TTGTCATTAATCAATACTAAAAAATATTTCACTCCACAAAAGATTATGAGAGCAGTAATCCTATCTCTAATTCCTGTAATATTATCATCAATATACTTTTTTGGCTGGAGATCCTTTATTCTTCTTTTGTGGGTAACACTTTTTGGAGTAGCTACAGAGTGGATTTTTGAGAAAAAGTATGGAAAGAAGGTTTCAGAAGCAATTTTTGTAACATGCATACTTTATACACTTACCCTTCCAGCACGAACACCATTTTGGATAGCAGCTATAGGTATTATATTTGGAGTTGTTTTTGGGAAAGAAGTATTCGGAGGATTTGGAAAGAATATTTTTAATCCTGCCTTAGTAGCAAGAGCATTTATCTATGTATCCTTTCCTGAACAATTGACAATACAATGGTCAAAATCAGCTTTAGGCTTTCCAGGTGGATTTACTACATACCTTACAGAGAATATCGATGCCATTTCACAAGCCACACCAATGCTCATATTCCGTGAAACGGGCGAAAAGATTTCATCTTTAAACTTATTTTTAGGAAACGTTTCAGGCTCCATCGGAGAAACAAGTGCAGCTCTAATAATTCTAGCAGGTATATATTTAATTTATAAAAAAGCAGCATCTTGGGAAACTATGACAGGTGTGTTAATTGGTTTTACAGGTCTTAGTAGTATATTGTACTTCTTAGGTTTTACTCAAATCCCTAATCCTATCTTTGGTATTTTGTCAGGAGGTTTTTTATTTGGAACAGTTTTCATGGCAACAGATCCAGTTTCTTCACCAAAAACTAAGGGAGGAAAATGGATATATGGAATCCTAATAGGAATTGTAACAGTAATAATACGGGGATATGCACTATTTGCAGGTGGAATGATGTTTGCAATACTAATTGGAAATACTTTTGCACCGATAATTGATGAGGGAGTTAATTATTATAAAAAGTCAAGAAAAGCATCTAAGACAAAAAGAAAAGAGGTGGCAGTATGA
- the remB gene encoding extracellular matrix regulator RemB, which yields MFLHVGKNLVIPIKELIAIIDADSALKSEDTKNFLKVAEEEGFIFDVAEDNIKSYIITEKVEKDKENLSEIRQSIIYSSNISSTTLLKRAGFIDNIE from the coding sequence GTGTTTCTTCATGTAGGAAAAAATTTAGTAATACCAATTAAGGAGCTTATAGCTATAATAGATGCCGATTCAGCATTAAAATCAGAGGATACAAAAAATTTTCTGAAGGTTGCAGAGGAAGAAGGATTTATTTTCGATGTGGCCGAGGATAATATTAAATCTTATATTATTACTGAAAAAGTAGAGAAAGACAAAGAAAATTTATCAGAGATTAGACAAAGCATAATATATAGTTCTAATATTTCATCAACGACTCTCTTGAAAAGAGCAGGCTTTATTGATAATATAGAGTGA
- the recF gene encoding DNA replication/repair protein RecF, whose product MYVKKIKLINFRNYMNLDMELNKTLNIFVGDNAQGKTNLLESIYICSNGKSYRTSKDRELINLFKTKAYIGLDIEKEHFNKYIEIKFEKDTKKRVRVNKVELEKISELLGILNVVVFSPEDLKLVKEGPSERRNFLDEEISQIKPKYKYNLARYNKILMQRNNLLKSRSHQNSYSLFDVWDTQLSQAGADIIVERIKFIEKLAIISKGIHNKLTGGLEELKLEYLLSFQIDSLNKYDIQLRLKNILEKNIEKDIQKGNTEFGPHRDDLDIIINGVSARTFGSQGQQRTAALSLKLAEVELIKSEIGEYPVLLLDDVFSELDINRRKYLVSTFKDIQTIITSTDDIDLVELNEIEKRVFFIKQGKVIVGEEI is encoded by the coding sequence GTGTACGTAAAAAAAATAAAGCTCATAAATTTCAGAAATTACATGAATTTAGATATGGAGCTAAATAAGACATTGAATATTTTTGTTGGTGATAATGCACAGGGTAAAACCAATTTACTTGAATCTATATATATATGTTCAAATGGAAAATCATATAGGACAAGTAAAGATAGAGAACTAATTAATCTATTTAAAACTAAGGCTTATATAGGTTTAGATATTGAAAAAGAACACTTTAACAAATATATAGAGATAAAGTTTGAAAAGGATACAAAAAAACGAGTAAGAGTAAATAAGGTTGAGCTAGAAAAAATCTCAGAGCTTTTAGGTATATTAAATGTAGTTGTATTTTCACCAGAAGATTTAAAATTGGTAAAAGAAGGGCCTAGTGAAAGAAGAAATTTTTTAGATGAAGAAATATCTCAAATAAAACCTAAGTATAAATATAACTTAGCTAGATATAATAAAATACTCATGCAAAGAAATAATCTACTAAAAAGTCGGTCCCATCAAAATAGCTATAGTTTATTTGATGTATGGGATACTCAGCTTTCTCAAGCTGGAGCTGACATCATAGTTGAAAGAATAAAATTCATAGAAAAGCTTGCTATAATATCAAAAGGTATTCATAATAAATTAACTGGAGGATTAGAGGAACTAAAGCTTGAATATTTATTGTCGTTTCAGATAGATAGCTTAAATAAATATGATATACAGCTAAGACTAAAAAATATACTTGAAAAAAATATTGAAAAAGATATTCAAAAAGGCAATACTGAATTTGGACCTCACAGAGATGATTTGGACATAATAATAAATGGAGTATCTGCAAGAACCTTTGGTTCACAAGGTCAGCAAAGGACAGCAGCTTTATCTTTAAAGCTGGCAGAAGTGGAGTTAATAAAATCAGAAATAGGAGAATATCCAGTTCTATTATTAGATGATGTATTTTCTGAGCTTGATATAAATAGAAGAAAATACTTAGTCTCTACCTTTAAAGATATTCAGACTATAATTACTTCGACGGATGACATAGATTTAGTAGAATTAAATGAAATAGAAAAAAGAGTTTTTTTTATTAAACAAGGGAAAGTGATTGTGGGGGAGGAAATATAG
- a CDS encoding FMN-binding protein yields the protein MKKSFIFPILFMALITAFFTAILAFLNYSTADVIAFNQETELRRTLLYVFNIETPSQESKVVEEVFNKYISEEAINEKKVYIAKEDENIIGYAFPIVGTGLWGTVEGFAAISEDFSELLGIDFVSHSETPGLGGRISEDWFKEQFRGLKLTEENGGNYIIYKPSPGGNVDAIAGATLTSKSVSNFMNQDIYRFIKENKGGR from the coding sequence ATGAAAAAATCTTTCATTTTTCCAATATTATTTATGGCATTAATTACAGCTTTTTTTACAGCTATACTTGCATTTCTTAACTATAGTACTGCCGATGTGATTGCATTTAATCAAGAAACAGAATTAAGAAGAACGCTTTTATATGTTTTCAATATAGAAACACCTTCTCAAGAATCTAAAGTAGTAGAAGAAGTTTTCAATAAATATATCAGTGAAGAAGCAATTAATGAAAAAAAAGTTTATATAGCAAAAGAAGATGAAAATATTATAGGCTATGCATTTCCCATAGTAGGAACAGGTCTTTGGGGAACTGTCGAGGGATTTGCTGCCATATCTGAAGACTTTAGCGAATTATTAGGAATTGATTTTGTATCCCATAGTGAAACTCCTGGCTTAGGAGGTAGAATTTCTGAAGATTGGTTCAAAGAGCAGTTTAGGGGATTAAAATTAACTGAAGAAAATGGTGGGAACTATATAATCTACAAGCCTTCACCAGGAGGAAATGTAGATGCTATAGCAGGTGCTACTTTAACTTCTAAATCTGTAAGCAACTTTATGAACCAAGATATATACAGGTTTATAAAAGAAAATAAAGGGGGAAGATAA